The DNA segment GGATAGAAAGGAATCCAATGAAGTTGAAACTGATAACACTGTAGAAGAGCCAGTGAAGTTGGTTGATACAGAAAAATTATTACCTGAAGACAGTACTAATGTAACTTCAAAAGATCCTGTTTCTACTGTTATACTTATTAACTCTTCAATATGTACTATGCAAAGAATTGCAGTATTGGAAAATGATAAATTGGTTGAGTTATTATTGGAACCTGTCAAGAGTAATGTGCAGTGTGACAGTGTATATGTTGGGGTAGTCTCAAAACTTGTTCCTCATATGGGTGGGGCTTTTGTGAACATTGGGAGTTCTAGACCTGCCCTTATGGACATTAAGCAAAACAGGGAGCCATTTATATTCCCACCATTTCGTCAAAAGACGAAGAAGCAAAAACTTGATATCAAGGATAAAAATGATCATGAGTCTCATGATGCTGATGTCTCTGATGGAATATCAGACATCTATTCTGAGGATGGTTGCTTAAAATCTGTACACAATGCCTATGATGAGCATGAAGGAGAGGATGATTTTTATATTACAGAAGTTCTTAAGGAAAATGTGAATGGTAGCTTGATTGATGATGAAGTAGAAGCTGACTTTGAGGATGACATAGAGGGAAGTGAAATCCATATAGACGAAACTAGCAACAGCCTTCTTGGTTTTGGCATGAATGGTTCAGTCAACTCTCATATATTACAAACAAAAGATACAGAGAAAGCAGCTCATGTGGCTTCTGAAGAAAACAAATGGATCAAAGTTCGCAAGGGAACCAAAATCATTGTCCAAGTTGTTAAAGAGGGCCTTGGTACTAAGGGTCCCACTCTGACTGCTTATCCTAAACTAAGAAGTAGATTCTGGGTATGTATGTTTTTATGCATCCACCTTCTGTAAAGTTTGATTCTATAGCATTCTTGttctttctcataatttttatttatcatttcaTGTATTGCTTAATTAAACTCTTTCACCTGCAGGTGTTGATTGCACGTTGTGATAAAATAGGAGTCTCCAAAAAGATCTCTGGTGTTGAGCGAACAAGGTTGAAAGTTATTGCAAAGACACTGCAGCCTAAGGGTTTTGGTCTCACTGTAAGAACTGTTGCTGCTGGTCATTCTTTAGAAGAGCTGCACAAAGACTTGGAAGGTTTGCTCTCAACATGGAAAAATATAGTCGAACATGCAAAATCTGCTGCTCTTGCTGCGGATGAAGGTGTGGAAGGAGCTGTTCCTGTTATTTTACACCGGGCAATGGGTCAGACTCTCTCAGTGGTTCAGGATTATTTCAATGAAAATGTTAGTTATGTTGCTAATTTTATATCACTTTCCAAAAGATCTTATAGCTTTTTAATTGTATCTATGTATATCAGAAAGAAAGTCCGGGTTAGCACTCTGTATCCTGAATACATTTTATGATATACTTCAGGTTAACAGGATGGTGGTTGACTCTCCAAGAACATTTCATGAGGTAATTATTCTGCTAATTGCAGAATGTTAAGTTTCCATGTAGCAGATCAGTTTGTGCATTTAAACAAAattggctttttcttcctcCGTTGATAGAGGTAATCTAGAAGAGTTGAGTAATTATCTGCAACCAATAGTTTGCAAACCCAAATGTAGGATAGGCTGTCCTAGATTGGTCTGTCATCAATTGCTAGTCAAAGCCTGGAAAACGAGAAGAACTCTATCATTAGCATGCTACTTCTATATTAGTATGATGAACCAGTTGTTTTAATCTTATAGTGCTACTTCTATattgttagagatataaccatttatGTGGCTCCTCCTATCAACTTAGCTTTTGCGATAAATGGTTCATGAGCTTCTATTACCAAAAGGTTTAGAGTTCGATATTTGTTATTCCCgaaaaaagaaattcaacatAAGGCAAActataaaggaaaaaaaaaaaggtttatgCACAATCATGCTTCAAACCCAATAGTGCCTTTTGCTAAGGGGTgtgttagagatataactatACATATGCCTCCTTTTATCAGCTTAACTTTTGAGATAAGTGGTTTCATGACATATATGAATAGTAATATCTTTTGCGTTGCAATTTGCAACACTTGTATTGGCGACTAATATAAAATTCAGCATACAAACGGATATGATAATTCTGATTTGGTGATTTTTACCTTTTCCATTGAGCCTCAGGTGACCAATTACCTGCAAGAAATGGCCCCTGATCTATGTGATCGAGTAGAGCTGTATGATAAAAaggttcccctttttgatgaattCAACATTGAGGGAGAGATTGACAATATCCTTAAGAAAAGGTGAAATATTGTTACTTCTCTTCTTACTTAATATTAATCATCATGTGTGGCTTCTAGTGTGTTATTGTTTATTCTCTTTCCTTCCCATCTTCTAGATATGTATTTTGACTCCTCATATGAAACTAACCTAGTGACATACAATATTCTAGAGGATTATTTGGGAAACTTTTAAGCTGATGATAAAAAGTAATGGATGTTAATCATGTAATCACTGATTTTATATGAGAAAAATCATAACTGAGTTTTGTCAATAGCCAAATACAACTGCTTAAGAAAATTTGGTATCATGTCAAGACTCAAATGAATCCAAAAGCATAAGTGTCTTACATAGGCCAACCTGGTTACGTCTTTGGACTGGCAAATAGGAATTTGCAGATGCTGTACTATAGCTTTGTAGCTATAGTTTTaatctaatatttatttaatttttcattactTTAAGTCTTTTATCAAACTGAACAACTGCAGTTCAGAGGATATGACTTTCAAAAAACtcgtaaaataaataaaccataaaaatatGCAAGAGTAGCCTTCTAAGTTCCAGACTTCAAGTCATGTGAATTCCTCTTTTAAGAAAATATTCAGAAACAACAAAGGCAGAACTCTATAGCAAGTGAGTTTATAGTGAGTAAAaaaatgttcttttatttcaaaataatcaattgaaaaagtgTCTTTCCTGCCTTTAAATTTCTCCTTTCTTGAATTACTTTTCAGTGGAATATTATAAGAAACGAAAGCGAAAGCCCAAACCTTGACGACATTCTCTTAGCCAATATTCTTATATAAAATGACAAATGTGAACTGATTTAGGCATCCTTGAAAAGCTTAATGATAACATTTCTAACTTGTATTTTGATCATTTTATAGGGTTCCACTTGCTAATGGAGGTTCTTTAATCATTGAACAAACTGAGGCATTAGTTTCTATTGATGTGAATGGAGGACATGGGATGTTTGGTCATGGAACATCACAGCAGAAAGCTATTTTAGATGTCAACCTTGCAGCTGCAAAACGAGTATGTTAGATGTCattctattaattattatttatctgtACTTCACAAATGCTTTAGGATGACTGGCAGTACATTTAACAATTGTGGCACAGAAGATTTAGATAATTCTATATTtacattgaaaaataatataggatttcttttccttttatctTGAGACATTATTTCGCATAAACTCTGCAGTTCAAGCTCTTAATGAAAACAATGTGTTACAGATTGCAAGGGAGTTGCGATTACGGGACATTGGAGGGATCATTGTAGTAGATTTCATTGACATGACAGATGAAGGTAAATAGAAATCTCCCACTTTTTGTGCAATGGAATTATACATCAAGTCATACAAGCTACGAGATCTCAAATATACtttagaatatatttaatatcaCTGACTTGAGTACCAAATCATTGCCTAAAAGATTTCTGTCTGcttaatccttttttttttttttttNNNNNNNNNNNNNNNNNNNNNNNNNNNNNNNNTCACTATGCAAAATTTGCCAACTTATTCTGTAGGTCATGAATGTGTAATTCATATATGCATAATTCTGGATTGTCATAGTTAGAGTTTCAAACTTGTAAGCAAATGGAAAAACAATGTAAGGGGAAATATTTTGCtgggaaaaaaaagtaaattgacaCTAGTAGCTGGTTGACCTAAGCTTTGCATTCCGGTATGTGGTTGCCCTTATACCACAAATAACAGACATTGGGTTATTTTGGGACTTTCTAGTTAAAATGTTACTAATGCCACAAGAGATATAAAGTTTTTCAACTGTTGCTCTCACAACATACTTTCATGGagtgatattttgaaatttcaaGTAAAGCAATGATATTTAGATTAAAGATGTTCACCTTTTGTGCCACTCGGAATTGGCATTTCCTGTTGTTAATGTAGTCcatacaaataatatatttctTGAATTTGCAATCTTTATCAGCAAATAAAAGATTGGTATACGAAGAAGTCAAGAAAGCTGTTGAGAGAGACAAATCCATGGTGAAAGTCTCTGAATTGTCAAGACATGGACTCATGGAAATAACACGAAAGAGGGTATGGCGTTGTATTTTAGTGTACCATGATGATGATTCTACTTTGATGTTGCCACTATGCCATAGTTGATTtttcaaaaaggaaaaataattgaCAAATTTAGAAATAGATAGATCGTTTCATGATTCTTCTAATGATTTATTTAtggttttatttaatttctcaaACAATGTGACAACTTCACTTCATTTGTGTTATTTTACTGAACATGATCCTTTGTAGTTGACTCAaatccaaaaaagaaaacaactatGGTTTGGAAAAGAATAATGCATAGATTACAACTTCTCAAAGTTTGTTGTCCTCTAATTCTGATTATTGTTTTATTCAaggttattaaaataattttttaaggcTTTACTGATGTTTGGCAGGTTCGACCAAGTGTGACATTCATGATTAGCGAACCATGTGCTTGTTGCCATGCCACAGGGAGGGTTGAAGCTTTAGAGACATCGTTCTCCAAAATTGAACAACAAATCTGTCGGTTTATTGTAAGTAGACATTTTCAATCCGAAAATTATGTTTAAGCCTTAAGATGATGCAAAAAGAAACAgaaagagaattaaaaaaaaaaaaaactttcaaaagctctaatttatattataattccTTGAGCACCTGGAATCAACTAGGTTTATGTTTTCTGTCAGATGGATTTCGGCATCTCCTTATGAATTTGTCTTAGTGCATGTCACTTGCTGTAATAGTTTATCTTTGTACTATTTCTCCTTATAGTTACTGGCGAATCGTCAATCATTTACTTAGATTTTAACAATGTTTTATCCACTTCCCCTAATCTTGTTAGCTTGTTATCCTTGTAGTGAGTGTGGTTTCTTGTTTCTACTGTGATATCTCAGGCAACAATGGACATTAAGGCAGACAGTATAAGCCCCAAGTCATGGCCAAAATTTATTCTGAGAGTTGACCATCATATGTGTGAGTACTTAACTTCAGGGAAAAAGACAAGGCTTGCAACATTGAGTAGTTCCCTCAAAGTATGGATTCTTTTAAAGGTATAAATGATCaacaaatttctttttaatcatttttgAAGCTTACTTTATCAAATAACCTGCTATTGCTTAAGGAAATGGATTTACATCACAGTGTGGGAGGAATGCCCTCACTGCCCACTATTTACAAAACAAAACATCTTGTCTTTTGTTTATCACTTTAGCGCCGGTTATTTATACAAAATTGATTCGATGAAGATAAATGGGGTGAGTTTCAGCAAAATGGTAATGTTGCATTGTGACATCTGGTCTGGGTTCAAAGTCTTGACCCAAAATAAGTTTCAACATGGAAATATAACATGTCTCTGAAAGGGTGCAAAACTAACTATGAAGCTGTAGAGTAACCTTTTAAGGTATACGAACAAGCGCTTAAATGACAATGACTTAACCCCAAAGTTGATCATGTAAGGTTTAAATGAGAGCCTGTGGCAATACTTGTGACATGAAAAACCGGCAGCCGTACAATCTTTTTTGAAATAAGGGGACAAGTATGTATAGTCACTGAATTGCACATATGTTTATGCAAGGTAGTTTAGGTTTGATTCTGTACTAGATATACATTTAATGATGCATGTACCCTCCACGAAGCAGAGGGGAGGACGGCCCTGGCACAATAGTAACGTTGCTGCCTTGTGATCCGGAGGTTACAGGTTTAAATTCTTCTGAAAGGGGAGTGAACTCTTTGACCCGACTAGGCAGGTGGCTCGTGCACTTGCTCACTCTTTTAATAAGAAACGAGtggtgaatttttttaattttcagaaGTTACAAGCCACTATATCTGAATTAAAATTTCATCAATTAAGTGGATACGAGCAGGCTGCAGTCTGATGGGGGTTCATCTACAGTCTTAAGTCAGAAACTCTTTGAAGGACTAGGAATTAAAAagcttttagttggattttttatttgatgggccatttctttttcctttgttcCATCTATGATATTTGTGGTAAATCCTATTAAATATGGTTTTGGGTAAGATAAAGAACTGCTTTGCTTGCCATTGATGTATCAATTATTTTCAGATACATATATAACATTGCTGAAGATTACATTGACAGGCTGTTTTTAATCCTTCAGGTTGCTAGAGGGTTCACGAGAGGAGCGTTCGAGGTTAAACCATTTGTAGATGACAAAGGAGAGAAAAACCAGCATCAAGCTCCAATTTCGATGCTGAGATCCTCAGAGGCCAGTACCAAAAAACCTGGCCAAAAGTTGACAATTGTTCCAGTTAAGAAATCAAAAGCTAGGGGAAAATAAATATCCCTTTTTTCCCCTGGGGTGGTTCTTGAAACAGGCTTATTCTTCCCCTCTGtacacattttttttgtttatgctATATATATCATGTTAGGATGAAGGAAACCGCAGCTGCAGGTCGAAGATCCGAAACAGATTTGGTTAGACCTTTGAGGGTGAAGTTACAGGGAACAGCTGAGGCAGATATATACCATCCACATGTGAGAAAATTTTGGTTGTAAATTGCAATTTGTAACGGTTCATTTCATGAGTAGTTTCTAGCCAAAGTCTAGGCATTCACTTCACTAGTTATCTACAAAAATAATGAGAAGATtaactagaaaaaaaatcagATTTTGTTCAGGGCTGCTGGCCTTTTATCATAATGAACAATAGCTTGAGTAGAGTCATTCAATGGCATGGCGTTTGTAAATTTGTATAACTAACGAAATTTGAAGACCAGTTACCTTGTTAATGTTTTGTCTGTGCCATCTTTttgtacatttttttttcaaaaatagtaggttatatttcattaattattgaaaaataaaatacaaaaatattcaaaagtAAGACAGCATAATAAAAGGTGGGAATTTCCCAAAACAATACATTGAAGATATTCATCCAACGGTGCATGGTTGAATAACGaagaaaaatcttaaagaagaaagaatgataaatcaaattgaatgaaattaagAGTTTAACTCATGGAGATGACGATCTAAATTAGGAGTTTTTTGGATTTCACGGAGTAACTTGATAGAGCTTGCTAGAATGGCAGACGGCATTGAAGTAgaactttcaaaaattaactGGTTGTGAGCTTTCCAATAGTTCCAACAAATGATGGCAAGCAATTGAGGATTACGGTCATCATTCTTCAACGGGTTAAGCATCTCTGTTATTGCAGTCCACCATGTCCAAAAGTTGTTAGGACTCTGAGGGGGAAGACAGTCACGAAGATAAGTTTGAGACCATACTTCTTTAATTCTAGAGCAATTGATCAAACAATGAGTGAGTGTTTCTGTTACTTCATGACAGCAGGGGCATATTGGCGATATAGATGGGATGCGGTGATGAATCTGAGCAAGCACCGGAAGCCATTCATGGAGAGCTTTCCAGATAAATAGCTTAATTTTGTGAGACAAGTTCAACTTCTATAGATCAATCCACAGTTTTTTCTGCTGCATATAATTAAGGCAAAGCTCCAGAGGCGGATGGTAAAATAAATAGCCAATTCTATAACTTGAAACTGTATCATATTGCTTGGATTTGTTCAAATCCCATTGCAATTTGTCCATACTCTGCTGAATTTTAACAAACAAAATTCTGTCTGCCGTCTTggaaaaataattcttgaatgagATTCTGATTCCAATTTTTATCTTCAATAATTAGATCTTTAACTCTTAGAACCAACTCAGAAATAGCTTGTTTGTTTGGCATGTCAGAAATCATTAAAGGATACGGAGGAGGCAGCCAAGGATCCTCAAAGGTTCGGATATTCTCTCCAGTACCCAAAGCCCAATTAAGACCTTTTTCAACAACTTTTCGGTCTTTCAGTATGCTCCTCCATCCCCAAGAAAGTAAGACTCCAATTTCTGCCGTTATAGCATTACCATTGCTAAAGTATTTACCTATTAGGATTTTGGATAGTAAGAAAGTAGGCTGTGTCATGAGTCGCAAAAACTGTTTGCCTAAAAGTGTCAGATTTTGGATTTTGAGATCTTTAAATCCGAGGCCTCCTTCTCTTCGTAGGCGAGTCATAGTATCCTAACTAATCCAAACTATCCGCCTTTCAGAATCTTTTTGCCCCCACCAGAACTGTGAAAGTAGAtagtgaattttcaaaaattaatccATCAGGCAACTTGAAGCAAGACAATATATAAATAGGAATAGCTTCTCCCACTGCCTTAAGCAATACCTGTCTACCACCTGATGATAGAAGATTGTGCTTCCACCCTTGGATTCTTTTTCGAACATTCTCTTTGATCATACTAAAAGAAGCATTTTTCGATTTAGAGACTGTAGAAGGCAAATCAATGTATCTATCCTGATCCCCAATATGATTAATATTCATAGAGTTAGCCAGTAGTGTACGAGTAGTGGAGGGAGTGTTGTTGCTAAAGAATACAGCAGATTTATTAAGATTTACCCTCTAGCCACTGATGCTCtcataaaaattcaataaatgcaagatgtttgaACATGCTTAAGGATTAGCCTTACAGAATAAGATAGAATCGTCAGCAAAGAGGAGGTGATTGACCTTAGGACATCGCTTATATATCTGAAGACCCTAATTAGTCTGTTTTGTTCTGCCTTGTGTAGTAAGAAGGAGAGAACTTCtgcacagaaaagaaaaagataggagATAGAGGATCTCCTTGTCGAATACCTCTATTTGGTTTGAAGAAACCATAGGGTTGTCCTTCCACAatgataaaataagaaacaGTTGTCACTAATTCTCGAATTCACATGATCCACCGGGAGTTAAAACCAAACTTCTCCAATATAAACCAAAGAAAGTGCCATTCCACCATATCATATGCCTTACTCATGTAATTTTAGCGTCATTTCATTTTCGAGTccctttttttgttcttcaagtAATGCATACACTCATGAGCAATTATGATATTATCAGAGATTAATCTGTCTTTTATAAAAGCACTCTGTGTAGGACTAATTAGTCTATTCATCATACCCTGAAGTCTATGTACAAGTACTTTAGAGATAATCTTGTAAAAGACTGAGGATAGGCTTATTGGTCTTACCTAAATCATATCTTTAGCATCAAAAATCTTGGGAATAAGACAGATTTGAGTGTGGTTAAAACCCTACAAAATTCTGCCCCCTGAAAAGAAGCTCTTAACTGCTCAGAATACATCACCACTAAGTATATTCCAGAagctttgaaaaaaatttgctatCATACCATCATCTCCTGGAGCACTTTGAGGATGAATGCTAAATGTTGTACGTTTCACTTCTTCCACAGTCACTGGTTTTGAAGCCTACGGTTCATGTGAGCTATAACCTTAGGTTCAAATTCAGTAAATAGAGGTTCAGGGTTCTCATGACAAGTGGAGGAGAAGATGTCCTTGAAATAAGATTCAGCCACAAAAGCAATACCAGCATTTGAAGAGCCACTTCACCATCACTGCCAGTTAGTTGCCAAATTTTATTCCTTCGGATTCGATTTCTAAATTTCGGATGGAAGAAAGTTGTATTCTAATCACTGGATTTGAGCCATTTGACTCTAGACTTATCTTTTCAATAAGATTCCTCATTTTGCAATGCTTTTTCAAGTTTGTCCTCTATTTCTAAAATGATGTTGCCTCCATGAATTCCTGCTAAACGAAGTTCCTCTAATTCAGATTGTAGTAAATCAATCTCCACCTTCAAATTAAATTTGTGTTCTTGCTACCATCTGACAATCTGATGCCAACAGtactttattttttgagttagaATATACATGACTGAACCATCAATCTGTTCGTGCCAAACTTCTCTAACAATCTGCCTTATTTCATCATTAGCCACCTTTCTGTACATTAGTCTTTCAATTTCTCACaatctatttattatataaaaga comes from the Arachis duranensis cultivar V14167 chromosome 7, aradu.V14167.gnm2.J7QH, whole genome shotgun sequence genome and includes:
- the LOC107458407 gene encoding ribonuclease E/G-like protein, chloroplastic isoform X1, with amino-acid sequence MELIAELGLMHHHHHHHLHYRHQHLFRCASSPFFYTPFVFPPKRFLSLDICHTIPLHGVYRIIYCMKNHKSVRRLTALPASKGKQTKNVDELCKIIWTVEADLEDGHLLYITGDPAVLGCWKPKKAVLMSPTEHANIWKAEFEIASGLNFKYNYFIKGKSKSSSNVIWKPGPAFSLSLPLTVLGENKVMVRDVWIRTSSHVSSAHTWFPWIEETYFPEHPSSHLPVKDDGEIASLFKNDVLKSDIFSLEDQLCYDDDNMDMESMDDEDSHSTNILSENYQPLEEPWLLLSPPFSVSKDRKESNEVETDNTVEEPVKLVDTEKLLPEDSTNVTSKDPVSTVILINSSICTMQRIAVLENDKLVELLLEPVKSNVQCDSVYVGVVSKLVPHMGGAFVNIGSSRPALMDIKQNREPFIFPPFRQKTKKQKLDIKDKNDHESHDADVSDGISDIYSEDGCLKSVHNAYDEHEGEDDFYITEVLKENVNGSLIDDEVEADFEDDIEGSEIHIDETSNSLLGFGMNGSVNSHILQTKDTEKAAHVASEENKWIKVRKGTKIIVQVVKEGLGTKGPTLTAYPKLRSRFWVLIARCDKIGVSKKISGVERTRLKVIAKTLQPKGFGLTVRTVAAGHSLEELHKDLEGLLSTWKNIVEHAKSAALAADEGVEGAVPVILHRAMGQTLSVVQDYFNENVNRMVVDSPRTFHEVTNYLQEMAPDLCDRVELYDKKVPLFDEFNIEGEIDNILKKRVPLANGGSLIIEQTEALVSIDVNGGHGMFGHGTSQQKAILDVNLAAAKRIARELRLRDIGGIIVVDFIDMTDEANKRLVYEEVKKAVERDKSMVKVSELSRHGLMEITRKRVRPSVTFMISEPCACCHATGRVEALETSFSKIEQQICRFIATMDIKADSISPKSWPKFILRVDHHMCEYLTSGKKTRLATLSSSLKVWILLKVARGFTRGAFEVKPFVDDKGEKNQHQAPISMLRSSEASTKKPGQKLTIVPVKKSKARGK
- the LOC107458407 gene encoding ribonuclease E/G-like protein, chloroplastic isoform X2, which codes for MSPTEHANIWKAEFEIASGLNFKYNYFIKGKSKSSSNVIWKPGPAFSLSLPLTVLGENKVMVRDVWIRTSSHVSSAHTWFPWIEETYFPEHPSSHLPVKDDGEIASLFKNDVLKSDIFSLEDQLCYDDDNMDMESMDDEDSHSTNILSENYQPLEEPWLLLSPPFSVSKDRKESNEVETDNTVEEPVKLVDTEKLLPEDSTNVTSKDPVSTVILINSSICTMQRIAVLENDKLVELLLEPVKSNVQCDSVYVGVVSKLVPHMGGAFVNIGSSRPALMDIKQNREPFIFPPFRQKTKKQKLDIKDKNDHESHDADVSDGISDIYSEDGCLKSVHNAYDEHEGEDDFYITEVLKENVNGSLIDDEVEADFEDDIEGSEIHIDETSNSLLGFGMNGSVNSHILQTKDTEKAAHVASEENKWIKVRKGTKIIVQVVKEGLGTKGPTLTAYPKLRSRFWVLIARCDKIGVSKKISGVERTRLKVIAKTLQPKGFGLTVRTVAAGHSLEELHKDLEGLLSTWKNIVEHAKSAALAADEGVEGAVPVILHRAMGQTLSVVQDYFNENVNRMVVDSPRTFHEVTNYLQEMAPDLCDRVELYDKKVPLFDEFNIEGEIDNILKKRVPLANGGSLIIEQTEALVSIDVNGGHGMFGHGTSQQKAILDVNLAAAKRIARELRLRDIGGIIVVDFIDMTDEANKRLVYEEVKKAVERDKSMVKVSELSRHGLMEITRKRVRPSVTFMISEPCACCHATGRVEALETSFSKIEQQICRFIATMDIKADSISPKSWPKFILRVDHHMCEYLTSGKKTRLATLSSSLKVWILLKVARGFTRGAFEVKPFVDDKGEKNQHQAPISMLRSSEASTKKPGQKLTIVPVKKSKARGK
- the LOC107458407 gene encoding ribonuclease E/G-like protein, chloroplastic isoform X3, which gives rise to MDMESMDDEDSHSTNILSENYQPLEEPWLLLSPPFSVSKDRKESNEVETDNTVEEPVKLVDTEKLLPEDSTNVTSKDPVSTVILINSSICTMQRIAVLENDKLVELLLEPVKSNVQCDSVYVGVVSKLVPHMGGAFVNIGSSRPALMDIKQNREPFIFPPFRQKTKKQKLDIKDKNDHESHDADVSDGISDIYSEDGCLKSVHNAYDEHEGEDDFYITEVLKENVNGSLIDDEVEADFEDDIEGSEIHIDETSNSLLGFGMNGSVNSHILQTKDTEKAAHVASEENKWIKVRKGTKIIVQVVKEGLGTKGPTLTAYPKLRSRFWVLIARCDKIGVSKKISGVERTRLKVIAKTLQPKGFGLTVRTVAAGHSLEELHKDLEGLLSTWKNIVEHAKSAALAADEGVEGAVPVILHRAMGQTLSVVQDYFNENVNRMVVDSPRTFHEVTNYLQEMAPDLCDRVELYDKKVPLFDEFNIEGEIDNILKKRVPLANGGSLIIEQTEALVSIDVNGGHGMFGHGTSQQKAILDVNLAAAKRIARELRLRDIGGIIVVDFIDMTDEANKRLVYEEVKKAVERDKSMVKVSELSRHGLMEITRKRVRPSVTFMISEPCACCHATGRVEALETSFSKIEQQICRFIATMDIKADSISPKSWPKFILRVDHHMCEYLTSGKKTRLATLSSSLKVWILLKVARGFTRGAFEVKPFVDDKGEKNQHQAPISMLRSSEASTKKPGQKLTIVPVKKSKARGK